Proteins encoded together in one Bradyrhizobium sp. CB82 window:
- a CDS encoding VOC family protein, producing the protein MSDFPVIALRSVEIATPHLGASADFYRKVWGLDFAAEAEGTIYLAATGADFHVLELTQGDRAALRKISFRARSREDLDRLFARACEASCEIISPPGPSHAPSGGEHFVIREPQGCRIEFVHGDRTKTARVLADRPERLAHVNINSADIEKLSKFYQQVLGFRLTDRSKLMAFLCCNSDHHAVVLAEAPLNGLNHIAFLMPDLESVMRGSGRMVDHGFPIGWGVGRHGPGDNVFAYFVDPSGIVIEYTAEVLQVDDLYRAKGPSEWVWPPGRTDQWGIAPPKSEACKTAQLSVLFDTERRT; encoded by the coding sequence ATGTCCGATTTTCCGGTGATCGCGTTGCGCAGCGTCGAGATCGCTACGCCGCATCTCGGCGCCTCGGCGGATTTCTATCGGAAAGTCTGGGGGCTCGATTTTGCCGCGGAAGCCGAAGGCACGATCTATCTGGCGGCAACCGGAGCGGACTTCCACGTCCTCGAATTGACGCAAGGCGACCGCGCCGCGCTGCGCAAGATCAGTTTTCGCGCGCGTTCGCGCGAAGACCTCGACCGCCTGTTCGCGCGTGCGTGCGAGGCCAGTTGCGAGATCATCTCCCCGCCCGGCCCGTCGCATGCGCCCTCGGGCGGCGAGCACTTCGTGATCCGCGAGCCGCAAGGCTGCCGCATTGAGTTCGTCCACGGCGACCGCACCAAGACCGCGCGCGTCCTGGCTGATCGTCCCGAACGGCTCGCCCATGTCAACATCAACAGCGCCGATATCGAGAAGCTCTCGAAATTCTACCAGCAGGTGCTCGGCTTTCGCCTGACCGACCGCTCGAAGCTGATGGCTTTCCTGTGCTGCAACAGCGATCACCACGCCGTCGTGCTTGCGGAGGCCCCGCTCAACGGGCTCAACCACATCGCCTTCCTGATGCCTGACCTGGAATCGGTGATGCGCGGCTCGGGCCGCATGGTCGACCATGGCTTCCCGATCGGCTGGGGCGTCGGCCGCCATGGCCCCGGAGACAACGTGTTCGCCTATTTCGTCGATCCCTCGGGGATCGTCATCGAATACACCGCCGAAGTCCTTCAGGTCGACGACCTCTATCGCGCCAAGGGACCCTCGGAATGGGTCTGGCCACCCGGGCGCACCGACCAATGGGGCATCGCGCCGCCGAAGAGCGAAGCCTGCAAGACCGCGCAGCTCTCCGTCTTGTTCGACACGGAGCGCCGCACATGA
- a CDS encoding GntR family transcriptional regulator has product MSSDLSSPKTDAPATLATSIYARLKADILTTRLAPGRKLQSRFLMEHYNVGQTPLREALNRLTTEEFVIGMEQRGFYVKPVSKDELQELTKTRCWVEGLALRESMQNATQDWEEALLVTHHRLDRTPRSLDPDKFTDNPDWEKAHRAFHATLIGLCGSRPLLGFCEQLADRLYRYRMMSIAKAYPVRKIGTEHAQILQAVLDRKTDDAVALLQQHYQRTADVIYSDLEAVLPKSDASHATR; this is encoded by the coding sequence ATGAGTTCTGACCTGTCCAGCCCGAAGACGGATGCGCCGGCGACGTTGGCGACCAGCATCTATGCCCGCCTCAAGGCCGACATCCTGACCACGCGGCTCGCGCCCGGCCGCAAGCTCCAGTCGCGCTTCTTGATGGAGCATTACAATGTCGGGCAGACCCCGCTGCGCGAGGCGCTCAATCGCCTCACCACGGAGGAGTTCGTCATTGGCATGGAGCAGCGCGGCTTCTACGTGAAGCCGGTCAGCAAGGACGAGCTCCAGGAGCTGACGAAGACGCGCTGCTGGGTCGAAGGTCTCGCCCTGCGCGAATCCATGCAGAACGCCACCCAGGACTGGGAGGAGGCGCTGCTGGTGACGCACCACCGCCTCGACCGCACGCCGCGTTCGCTCGATCCGGACAAGTTCACGGACAATCCCGACTGGGAGAAGGCGCACCGCGCCTTTCACGCGACGCTGATCGGGCTGTGCGGCTCGCGCCCGCTGCTCGGCTTCTGCGAGCAGCTCGCCGACCGGCTCTATCGCTATCGCATGATGTCGATCGCCAAGGCCTATCCGGTCCGCAAGATCGGGACCGAGCATGCGCAGATCCTTCAGGCGGTGCTCGATCGCAAGACGGATGACGCTGTCGCACTGCTCCAGCAGCACTATCAGCGCACGGCCGACGTGATCTATTCAGACCTCGAGGCCGTGTTACCGAAGTCCGACGCGTCTCACGCCACGCGATAA